From Herbiconiux flava, one genomic window encodes:
- the recQ gene encoding DNA helicase RecQ gives MTETTASAALETLSRVFGYDSFRGDQAEVIDHVIGGGDAVVLMPTGAGKSLCYQVPSLVRHGTGVVVSPLIALMHDQVEAMKAVGVKAAFLNSTQDASERAGVERDYLAGDLDLLYVAPERLSSESTKRFLESGDIALFAIDEAHCVSQWGHDFRPDYLALAELAERWPDVPRIALTATATEATHKEITQRLSMGQAKHFVASFDRPNIQYRIDPKVEVRKQLLSFIRSEHSGDAGIVYAMSRNTVEKTAQFLAANGVDAMPYHAGLDSRLRAQTQARFLRDEGVVIVATIAFGMGIDKPDVRFVAHIDLPKSVEGYYQETGRAGRDGLPSTAWMAYGLNDVVQQRRMIDESPGDLAHRRRLSAHLDAMLALCETVSCRRQNLLGYFGQKSEPCGNCDTCLTPPESWDGTVAAQKLLSTVVRLDRERNQRFGAGHLVDILRGKRTERVGQWKHDELSTWGIGTELSEQQWRGVVRQLLAQGLLAVNDDGYGTLVITADSAAVLSGSRTVQLRKEPERVATRGGSSSGSGSSRGGSRSAAKDDLNEADAALFEELRAWRAATAKQQGVPAYVVFHDATLATIASLRPGTVSALEGVAGIGDRKRESYGAGLVEVVTAGAFDPSSLPAPDSDGEAAPSAAPASTGARGSGGRGRTGSGGARRDGNRRPGASRFTAAAEPPFDDVPPFDDVPPDAIYDEAPPYDDEDAPPLYP, from the coding sequence GTGACCGAAACCACCGCATCCGCAGCTCTCGAGACCCTCAGCCGGGTCTTCGGGTACGACTCGTTCCGAGGCGACCAGGCGGAGGTCATCGATCACGTCATCGGGGGCGGCGACGCCGTGGTGCTGATGCCCACGGGTGCGGGCAAGTCGCTCTGCTACCAGGTGCCGTCGCTCGTGCGGCACGGCACCGGCGTGGTCGTCTCGCCGCTCATCGCGCTCATGCACGACCAGGTCGAGGCCATGAAGGCCGTCGGTGTGAAGGCGGCGTTCCTCAACTCGACGCAGGACGCGAGCGAGCGCGCGGGGGTCGAGCGCGACTACCTCGCGGGCGACCTCGACCTGCTCTACGTCGCGCCCGAGCGGCTTTCGAGCGAGAGCACGAAGCGGTTCCTCGAGAGCGGCGACATCGCGCTGTTCGCGATCGACGAGGCGCACTGCGTGTCGCAGTGGGGGCACGACTTCCGGCCCGACTACCTCGCGCTGGCCGAGCTGGCCGAGCGCTGGCCCGACGTTCCACGCATCGCCCTCACGGCGACGGCCACCGAGGCCACCCACAAGGAGATCACGCAGCGGCTGTCGATGGGGCAGGCGAAGCACTTCGTGGCGAGCTTCGACCGGCCGAACATCCAGTACCGCATCGACCCCAAGGTCGAGGTGCGCAAGCAGCTGCTGTCGTTCATCCGTTCGGAGCACTCTGGCGACGCGGGCATCGTCTACGCGATGTCGCGCAACACCGTCGAGAAGACGGCGCAGTTCCTGGCGGCCAACGGTGTCGACGCGATGCCGTACCACGCGGGGCTCGACTCGCGGCTGAGGGCGCAGACGCAGGCGCGGTTCCTCCGCGACGAGGGCGTCGTGATCGTGGCCACCATCGCGTTCGGCATGGGCATCGACAAGCCCGACGTGCGCTTCGTGGCGCACATCGACCTGCCCAAGTCGGTCGAGGGGTACTACCAGGAGACCGGCCGTGCGGGCCGTGACGGATTGCCGTCGACCGCGTGGATGGCGTACGGGCTGAACGACGTCGTGCAGCAGCGGCGCATGATCGACGAGTCGCCGGGCGATCTCGCGCATCGGCGCCGGCTGTCGGCGCACCTCGACGCGATGCTCGCGCTCTGCGAGACCGTGAGCTGCCGCCGGCAGAACCTGCTGGGCTACTTCGGCCAGAAGAGCGAGCCCTGCGGCAACTGCGACACCTGCCTGACGCCACCCGAGTCGTGGGACGGCACGGTGGCGGCCCAGAAGCTGCTCTCCACCGTCGTGCGGCTCGACCGGGAGCGCAATCAGCGCTTCGGCGCGGGTCACCTGGTCGACATCCTGAGGGGCAAGCGCACCGAGCGGGTCGGGCAGTGGAAGCACGACGAGTTGAGCACCTGGGGCATCGGCACCGAGCTGAGCGAGCAGCAGTGGCGCGGGGTCGTGCGGCAGCTGCTGGCGCAGGGGCTGCTCGCGGTGAACGACGATGGCTACGGCACGCTCGTCATCACGGCCGACAGCGCGGCGGTGCTCTCGGGCTCGCGCACCGTGCAGCTGCGCAAGGAGCCGGAGCGCGTCGCGACCCGCGGCGGCTCGAGCTCGGGGTCGGGATCGTCGCGCGGCGGCAGCCGTTCGGCGGCGAAAGACGATCTCAACGAGGCCGACGCGGCGCTCTTCGAGGAGCTGCGCGCCTGGCGCGCGGCCACGGCGAAGCAGCAGGGCGTGCCGGCCTACGTGGTGTTCCACGACGCCACGCTCGCGACCATCGCCTCCCTGCGCCCCGGCACGGTCTCGGCCCTCGAGGGCGTCGCGGGCATCGGCGACCGCAAGCGCGAGTCGTACGGCGCGGGCCTCGTCGAGGTCGTCACGGCCGGCGCCTTCGACCCCTCGTCGCTCCCGGCCCCCGATTCCGACGGTGAGGCTGCTCCCTCCGCTGCGCCTGCGTCGACCGGCGCTCGTGGCTCGGGCGGCCGAGGCCGCACCGGCTCGGGTGGCGCGCGGCGCGACGGCAACCGTCGGCCCGGTGCCTCGCGCTTCACGGCCGCCGCCGAGCCCCCCTTCGACGACGTGCCGCCGTTCGACGACGTGCCACCCGACGCGATCTACGACGAGGCGCCCCCGTACGACGACGAGGACGCGCCACCGCTGTACCCCTGA
- a CDS encoding cupin domain-containing protein — protein sequence MTFPGPTDIAAELEQVTAHWTPRVVGRVNDQYVKVAKLLGELVWHAHENEDEMFLVVSGQLVIQIKDAEDVELGPGQFFVVPRGVRHNPVAKEEVHIVLIETVTTAHTGDVTVEGTVPLDRQLGEFR from the coding sequence ATGACGTTTCCCGGGCCGACCGATATCGCCGCCGAGCTCGAGCAGGTGACCGCGCACTGGACGCCGCGGGTCGTGGGGCGGGTGAACGACCAGTACGTGAAGGTCGCGAAGCTGCTCGGCGAGCTCGTCTGGCACGCCCATGAGAACGAGGACGAGATGTTCCTCGTCGTGTCCGGGCAGCTCGTGATCCAGATCAAGGATGCCGAGGACGTCGAACTCGGCCCGGGCCAGTTCTTCGTGGTGCCACGCGGCGTCCGGCACAATCCGGTGGCGAAGGAGGAGGTGCACATCGTCCTGATCGAGACGGTCACCACCGCTCACACGGGCGACGTCACCGTGGAGGGCACCGTGCCCCTCGATCGTCAGCTGGGCGAGTTCCGCTAG
- a CDS encoding HEAT repeat domain-containing protein, whose translation MSDTDAAGATTRLRLALSAPDASSRLQAALTAGTRPADAYARVLVGQCRVEPDFFVRDMLTWALTRHNRDTVVDLLLPELDSPIAQARSQALHTLSKVGDPRTYPAITTALLTDADDIVARNAWRTASGLAPDDEHRAALASALASQLGRGDRDLRLSLTQSFQRLGEPSRPALDTASTDARPDVRAHALATAHLLTDPEADFDEALAQAHRSLALPATPDDGTTSD comes from the coding sequence ATGAGCGACACGGACGCGGCCGGCGCCACCACCCGCCTCCGCCTCGCCCTGAGCGCTCCGGATGCGTCGAGCCGCCTGCAGGCCGCACTGACCGCAGGCACCCGCCCGGCCGACGCCTATGCGCGGGTGCTGGTCGGACAGTGCCGGGTCGAACCCGACTTCTTCGTGCGGGACATGCTCACCTGGGCGCTCACCCGCCACAACCGCGACACCGTGGTCGACCTGCTCCTCCCCGAGCTCGACTCCCCCATCGCGCAGGCGCGCAGTCAGGCGCTGCACACCCTGTCGAAGGTCGGCGACCCCCGCACGTACCCGGCGATCACGACCGCACTCCTCACGGACGCCGACGACATCGTCGCCCGCAACGCCTGGCGCACCGCCTCGGGCCTGGCGCCCGACGACGAGCACCGGGCCGCCCTCGCCTCCGCTCTGGCGTCTCAGCTCGGCCGCGGTGACCGCGACCTCCGCCTGAGCCTGACGCAGTCGTTCCAGCGCCTGGGCGAACCGTCCCGCCCGGCCCTCGACACCGCGTCGACGGATGCCCGTCCCGACGTCCGCGCCCACGCCCTCGCCACGGCGCACCTCCTCACCGACCCCGAGGCCGACTTCGACGAGGCCCTCGCGCAGGCACACCGATCCCTCGCGCTGCCGGCCACCCCCGACGACGGCACGACCTCCGACTAG
- a CDS encoding nuclear transport factor 2 family protein, whose protein sequence is MTEQHAQPEPIEQIESLMKANLHEVFGQRDPALRRAAIERTYTEDVVFLDPDEVVEGWDALDAKAGALLEGAPGFVFSEAGSIYVNHDMGYLAWNLGPEGQPPVVRGVDSCFVRDGRIAKVYTLLLKG, encoded by the coding sequence ATGACCGAGCAGCACGCACAGCCCGAGCCCATCGAGCAGATCGAGAGCCTGATGAAGGCCAACCTCCACGAGGTCTTCGGGCAGCGCGACCCCGCGCTCCGCCGCGCGGCGATCGAGCGCACCTACACCGAGGACGTGGTGTTCCTCGACCCCGACGAGGTCGTCGAGGGCTGGGACGCCCTCGACGCCAAGGCCGGCGCCCTGCTCGAAGGCGCCCCCGGCTTCGTCTTCTCGGAGGCCGGCTCGATCTACGTCAACCACGACATGGGGTACCTGGCCTGGAACCTCGGGCCGGAGGGGCAGCCGCCGGTGGTGCGGGGTGTCGACTCGTGCTTCGTACGGGACGGTCGGATCGCGAAGGTGTACACGCTGCTGCTGAAGGGCTGA
- a CDS encoding nuclear transport factor 2 family protein produces the protein MTDSLPTDRSTSEMTPEVLAAFSDAWTRHDLEALMSHVTDDCVYSASVGPEPGQTWSGKEQVREGFAIMLAFDTGHERHEEENPIIAGPRGAATWSFTGPGPDGTTQTTRGCDIYEFRGGKIARKDAFRKVYQADLHQ, from the coding sequence ATGACTGATTCCCTTCCGACCGACCGCAGCACGAGTGAGATGACGCCCGAGGTGCTGGCGGCGTTCAGCGATGCCTGGACCCGTCACGACCTCGAGGCGCTGATGAGTCACGTCACCGACGACTGCGTCTATAGCGCATCCGTCGGCCCTGAGCCCGGCCAGACCTGGTCGGGGAAGGAGCAGGTGCGTGAGGGCTTCGCGATTATGCTCGCCTTCGACACGGGACACGAGCGGCACGAGGAGGAGAACCCCATCATCGCCGGGCCGCGCGGGGCGGCCACCTGGTCGTTCACCGGCCCGGGCCCCGACGGAACGACTCAGACGACCCGGGGCTGCGACATCTACGAGTTCCGCGGCGGGAAGATCGCCCGCAAGGACGCATTCCGCAAGGTCTACCAGGCCGACCTGCATCAGTAG
- a CDS encoding chloramphenicol phosphotransferase CPT family protein produces the protein MPARPSARMIVLNGGSSSGKSTVARALQELLPGIWLTFGVDTFIEALPGRGDSPRSGIGFGFDAEGAVLLSEEYTRLEDAWYSGLGSMVKSGAHLILDEVLLSGGAGQRRLRAAFGAETLICVGVRCDPEVAAAREAARGDRVAGMARRQASVVHTGVSYDVEVDTTFQSPDECARVVAEFVRTHGR, from the coding sequence ATGCCAGCGAGACCGAGCGCCCGGATGATCGTGCTCAACGGCGGGTCGAGCTCGGGCAAGTCGACCGTGGCCCGGGCCCTGCAGGAGCTCCTGCCCGGGATCTGGCTGACGTTCGGCGTCGACACTTTCATCGAGGCCCTCCCCGGCCGCGGCGACAGCCCGCGATCCGGCATCGGCTTCGGCTTCGACGCAGAAGGCGCCGTGCTGCTCAGCGAGGAGTACACCCGGCTAGAGGACGCCTGGTACTCCGGGCTGGGCTCGATGGTCAAGTCCGGAGCTCACCTCATCCTCGATGAGGTGCTGCTGTCCGGGGGCGCCGGACAGCGACGCCTCCGCGCGGCCTTCGGCGCAGAGACCCTGATCTGTGTCGGCGTCCGATGCGATCCTGAGGTCGCGGCGGCACGCGAGGCCGCGCGCGGCGACCGGGTGGCCGGCATGGCGCGGCGGCAGGCATCCGTCGTCCACACCGGCGTCTCCTACGACGTGGAGGTCGACACCACGTTCCAGTCACCCGACGAGTGCGCCCGGGTCGTCGCCGAGTTCGTGCGCACACACGGCCGCTGA
- a CDS encoding YciI family protein has protein sequence MKVMLMMWSDGSYAGGGSAEDYAAWADYGASLRDDGIFVASGQFAEAGGGVSITTDPSTPDGPAGTTPARAGLVGYYLLDCSSHDEAVRAARRAPLYGSVEVRELAKY, from the coding sequence ATGAAGGTCATGCTCATGATGTGGTCCGACGGCAGCTACGCGGGGGGCGGCTCGGCGGAGGACTACGCGGCCTGGGCCGACTACGGAGCGTCACTCCGGGACGACGGGATCTTCGTCGCATCTGGGCAGTTCGCCGAGGCCGGTGGGGGCGTTTCCATCACGACCGACCCTTCCACGCCGGACGGCCCCGCCGGCACGACGCCGGCCCGGGCCGGTCTCGTCGGGTACTACCTGCTCGACTGCTCGAGTCACGACGAGGCGGTTCGGGCCGCGCGACGGGCGCCGCTCTACGGCTCGGTCGAGGTTCGCGAGTTGGCCAAGTACTGA
- a CDS encoding DUF305 domain-containing protein yields MPDSSPADSSVADPSLADPSVADSSPATAAPDARRPSRGRLTLAAIVAAVLVAIVAFSAGWLAAPRTATPTDTGVEAGFARNMQTHHDQAVQMALIIREQSDDPAIRSLAYDIATSQAQQSGQMYAWLNAWGLPQASTQPEMTWMLQPTLDGSDGHGHGGAASPTAASDATGDAAAGDTAAGTPAPMVPGEPMPGMATSADLDRLSSLTGVEAETLFLQLMIAHHQGGVEMAEAALSRTTNPLVTALAKAIVFAQSGEIQYMQELLAART; encoded by the coding sequence GTGCCCGACTCCTCGCCCGCTGACTCCTCGGTCGCTGATCCCTCGCTCGCTGATCCCTCGGTCGCTGATTCCTCGCCCGCGACCGCGGCTCCGGATGCTCGGCGCCCCTCTCGCGGCCGCCTCACCCTCGCGGCGATCGTGGCCGCGGTGCTCGTGGCGATCGTGGCGTTCTCGGCCGGCTGGCTCGCCGCCCCCCGCACCGCGACGCCCACGGACACCGGCGTCGAGGCCGGCTTCGCCCGGAACATGCAGACCCACCACGACCAGGCCGTGCAGATGGCCCTGATCATCCGCGAGCAGAGCGACGACCCGGCCATCCGCTCGCTGGCCTACGACATCGCGACCTCGCAGGCGCAGCAGTCGGGCCAGATGTACGCGTGGCTGAACGCCTGGGGCCTCCCCCAGGCCTCGACCCAGCCCGAGATGACGTGGATGCTCCAGCCCACCCTCGACGGCTCCGACGGCCACGGCCACGGCGGCGCGGCCTCCCCCACCGCGGCCTCGGACGCCACAGGCGACGCCGCCGCTGGCGACACCGCCGCCGGCACCCCCGCCCCCATGGTGCCCGGCGAGCCCATGCCGGGCATGGCGACCTCCGCCGACCTCGACCGCCTCTCCTCCCTCACCGGGGTGGAGGCCGAGACCCTCTTCCTCCAGCTGATGATCGCCCACCACCAGGGCGGCGTCGAGATGGCCGAGGCCGCGCTCTCGCGCACCACGAACCCGCTCGTCACCGCCCTGGCGAAGGCCATCGTCTTCGCCCAGTCGGGCGAGATCCAGTACATGCAGGAGCTCCTGGCCGCCCGCACCTGA
- a CDS encoding DUF3105 domain-containing protein produces the protein MRPVPTDSSSSVPPKAKDQAKKLTVKQEREARRAEKVAQMVAQQKKQQRNRRIGIFGGAAAGVIALGLVITFVVTSAEPKVDPASISIGELQSYDNLTSNHVSTTVDYAQTPPAGGDHNAVWLNCGVYDQQVPNENAVHALEHGAVWVTYDPAVVDEAGVETLRSKLPDTYVVLSPYEGIAAPVVASAWGNQVFLDGVDDERLGDFVQKFWRSNDAPEPGAACTGGLDAAGKVA, from the coding sequence ATGAGACCCGTGCCCACCGATTCCTCCTCCTCCGTGCCCCCGAAGGCCAAAGACCAGGCCAAGAAGCTCACGGTCAAGCAGGAGCGCGAAGCCCGCCGCGCCGAGAAGGTCGCGCAGATGGTCGCGCAGCAGAAGAAGCAGCAGCGCAACCGCCGCATCGGCATCTTCGGCGGCGCCGCGGCCGGTGTGATCGCGCTCGGTCTCGTCATCACCTTCGTCGTCACGAGCGCCGAGCCCAAGGTCGACCCGGCGTCGATCTCGATCGGCGAGCTCCAGAGCTACGACAACCTCACCTCGAACCACGTCTCGACCACCGTCGACTACGCCCAGACCCCTCCGGCCGGCGGCGACCACAACGCCGTCTGGCTGAACTGCGGCGTCTACGACCAGCAGGTGCCGAACGAGAACGCGGTGCACGCGCTCGAGCACGGAGCCGTCTGGGTCACCTACGACCCCGCCGTCGTCGACGAGGCCGGCGTCGAGACCCTGCGCTCCAAGCTGCCCGACACCTACGTGGTGCTCTCGCCCTACGAGGGCATCGCCGCCCCCGTCGTCGCCTCCGCCTGGGGCAACCAGGTCTTCCTCGACGGCGTCGACGACGAGCGCCTCGGCGACTTCGTGCAGAAGTTCTGGCGCTCGAACGACGCCCCCGAGCCCGGCGCCGCGTGCACCGGCGGTCTCGACGCAGCCGGCAAGGTGGCCTGA
- a CDS encoding lysophospholipid acyltransferase family protein — MFKTIARGLARPLAGAVYRPTVIGRELVPREGAVLLASNHLSFMDSVVITVIAPRDVRFLAKEEYFTGAGLKGRVSKTFFESIGAIPVDRESATAAQDSLERGREVLDSGGAFAIYPEGTRSRDGRLYRGRTGVAWLGLTTGCPIVPVALSGTENLQPDGARVPRVTPVTIRFGEPIQSAGYGEAGSARARRRLTDDVMAAIAAMSGQELANAYNEPPASGVVERVRRAMHRNDPGGATPD; from the coding sequence ATGTTCAAGACGATCGCCCGGGGCCTCGCCCGCCCCCTCGCCGGCGCGGTCTACCGGCCGACGGTGATCGGGCGGGAGCTCGTTCCCCGTGAGGGCGCCGTGCTGCTCGCGAGCAACCACCTCAGCTTCATGGACAGCGTGGTCATCACGGTCATCGCACCCCGCGACGTCCGCTTCCTCGCCAAAGAGGAGTACTTCACCGGAGCGGGCCTGAAGGGTCGCGTGTCGAAGACCTTCTTCGAGTCGATCGGGGCCATCCCCGTCGACCGCGAAAGCGCCACCGCGGCCCAGGACTCTCTCGAGCGCGGTCGCGAGGTGCTGGATTCGGGCGGCGCCTTCGCGATCTACCCCGAGGGCACCCGCTCGCGCGACGGCCGGCTCTACCGGGGGCGCACCGGGGTCGCCTGGCTAGGCCTGACCACCGGATGCCCGATCGTGCCGGTCGCGCTCAGCGGCACCGAGAACCTGCAACCCGACGGCGCTCGCGTTCCCCGGGTGACTCCGGTGACCATCCGCTTCGGCGAGCCGATCCAATCAGCGGGCTACGGCGAGGCGGGCTCGGCGCGGGCGCGGCGGAGGCTCACCGACGACGTGATGGCGGCCATCGCCGCGATGTCGGGGCAGGAGCTCGCGAACGCCTACAACGAGCCCCCCGCCTCGGGCGTGGTGGAGCGGGTGCGCCGGGCGATGCACCGCAACGACCCGGGCGGGGCGACGCCCGACTGA
- a CDS encoding winged helix-turn-helix transcriptional regulator, giving the protein MSDPASRPADGPRCQIVRTLDVVGEKWSLLVVRDAFRGLTRFSEFKDSLGAPSDILSARLAKLVDSGVLEKRPYRAPGSRERSSYHLTEAGRGLAVVIGAMVQWGDAYNPYEGGASSVLVAGEEPVSLAFVDGEGQAVAALDVTIAPGPAARTRW; this is encoded by the coding sequence ATGAGCGACCCCGCGAGCCGGCCCGCCGACGGGCCCCGGTGCCAGATCGTGCGCACGCTCGACGTGGTCGGCGAGAAGTGGTCGCTGCTCGTCGTGCGCGACGCCTTCCGCGGGCTCACCCGCTTCTCGGAGTTCAAGGACTCGCTGGGGGCCCCGAGCGACATCCTGAGCGCGCGCCTGGCGAAGCTCGTCGACAGCGGCGTGCTCGAGAAGCGGCCGTACCGGGCCCCGGGTTCGCGCGAACGCTCGAGCTACCACCTCACCGAGGCGGGGCGGGGGCTCGCGGTCGTGATCGGGGCGATGGTGCAGTGGGGGGATGCGTACAACCCCTACGAGGGCGGGGCGTCGTCGGTGCTGGTCGCCGGCGAAGAGCCGGTGTCGCTCGCGTTCGTCGACGGCGAGGGGCAGGCGGTGGCGGCGCTGGACGTGACGATCGCGCCGGGGCCGGCTGCACGCACGCGCTGGTAG
- a CDS encoding MFS transporter — MTRAVRFGRRGTFWAAAAVLALCLWSSGAASVLYPSYAAEWSLPPVVTTSVFGAYPVALLIVLLLFGGISDAIGRRRAMLLGIALLAVAALVFAVAPNVGWLFAGRILQGVGTGFALGAASAALVEHNPWSNPRRASSMTTVSTSTGLTLALVVSGLLAQYAPLPLVLGFVVLFVLALLAFVAVLLTPDDRPTATTGQDARSAFRPQALRLPRGIALAFAAATLSVATAYSVGAIFLSLGAQMARELTGTTDLLVVGALLGVSSATIGVTALLLGRVPAVPAIVIGGIVSLAGLGLMAAAASSGSLLLFFAWCIVGGIGYSFAFTGGLGLANRAAPASHRGAVLSLLYLFSYLLQALTAIGAGAAATALGLATAVDLAAPALAVLALATIVLALVERMRDRPATLTNPGPLSASVGGS; from the coding sequence ATGACGAGAGCAGTGCGCTTCGGGCGCCGGGGGACGTTCTGGGCGGCAGCCGCGGTGCTGGCGCTGTGCCTGTGGTCGAGCGGGGCGGCCAGCGTGCTGTACCCGAGCTACGCCGCCGAGTGGTCGCTGCCGCCGGTGGTGACCACGTCGGTGTTCGGCGCCTATCCGGTGGCCCTGCTGATCGTGCTGCTCCTGTTCGGCGGCATCAGCGACGCGATCGGCCGTCGCCGCGCGATGCTGCTCGGCATCGCGCTGCTCGCCGTCGCCGCCCTCGTGTTCGCGGTCGCCCCGAACGTCGGCTGGCTCTTCGCCGGCCGCATCCTTCAGGGCGTCGGAACCGGCTTCGCGCTCGGTGCCGCCAGCGCAGCGCTCGTCGAGCACAACCCCTGGTCCAACCCCCGCCGGGCGAGCTCGATGACGACCGTCTCGACCTCCACCGGCCTGACCCTCGCGCTGGTGGTCTCGGGGCTCCTGGCGCAGTACGCCCCGCTTCCGCTCGTCCTCGGCTTCGTGGTGCTGTTCGTGCTGGCGCTCCTCGCCTTCGTGGCCGTGCTGCTGACCCCCGACGACCGTCCCACGGCGACGACGGGTCAGGATGCGCGGTCCGCCTTCCGCCCGCAGGCCCTCCGTCTGCCGCGGGGCATCGCCCTCGCCTTCGCCGCCGCGACGCTCTCCGTCGCCACCGCCTACAGCGTCGGCGCGATCTTCCTCTCGCTCGGCGCCCAGATGGCGCGCGAGCTGACCGGCACCACCGACCTGCTCGTGGTCGGCGCCCTGCTCGGCGTCTCCTCGGCGACCATCGGCGTGACGGCGCTGCTGCTCGGCAGGGTGCCCGCCGTGCCGGCGATCGTCATCGGCGGCATCGTCTCGCTGGCCGGCCTCGGCCTGATGGCGGCGGCCGCGTCGTCCGGATCTCTGCTGCTCTTCTTCGCCTGGTGCATCGTCGGCGGCATCGGTTACTCCTTCGCGTTCACGGGCGGTCTCGGGCTGGCGAACCGCGCGGCCCCCGCCTCGCACCGCGGCGCCGTGCTCTCGCTGCTCTACCTCTTCTCCTACCTGCTGCAGGCGCTCACCGCGATCGGCGCGGGTGCCGCGGCGACGGCGCTCGGCCTCGCGACCGCCGTCGACCTCGCAGCGCCCGCGCTCGCGGTGCTCGCCCTGGCGACGATCGTCCTGGCGCTCGTCGAGCGGATGCGCGACCGCCCGGCCACGCTCACCAACCCCGGCCCTTTGTCTGCCTCGGTGGGTGGATCCTGA